The Nocardioides sp. S-1144 genome includes a region encoding these proteins:
- a CDS encoding metal-sensitive transcriptional regulator codes for MSDDIDRAAVLNRVKRAQGQLGGVLRMIEEGRELEAVLGQMKAVSRALDRAGLAMVAAEWRAGADVGDVTPERIDRLERLFLSVT; via the coding sequence ATGAGTGACGACATCGACCGCGCCGCGGTGCTCAACCGGGTCAAGCGCGCCCAGGGACAGCTCGGCGGCGTGCTGCGCATGATCGAGGAGGGCCGCGAGCTCGAGGCGGTGCTCGGCCAGATGAAGGCGGTCTCGCGCGCCCTCGACCGTGCCGGCCTGGCGATGGTCGCCGCCGAGTGGCGGGCCGGGGCCGACGTCGGCGACGTCACCCCCGAGCGGATCGACCGGCTGGAGCGGCTCTTCCTGTCCGTCACCTGA
- a CDS encoding VOC family protein: MRLHHVQVACPPGGEDAVRRFYGTVLGLTEVAKPEALRARGGAWFRAHDDAGAVTAEIHVGVEEPFVPARKAHPALVVATRADLEAIAVRVEGGGGEVDRRQRDTFPGHVRFHVLDPHGNRVELLAPA, encoded by the coding sequence ATGAGGCTGCACCACGTGCAGGTCGCCTGCCCGCCCGGCGGCGAGGACGCCGTCCGCCGCTTCTACGGCACCGTCCTCGGCCTCACCGAGGTGGCCAAGCCCGAGGCGCTGCGGGCGCGCGGCGGCGCCTGGTTCCGCGCCCACGACGACGCGGGAGCCGTCACCGCCGAGATCCACGTCGGCGTCGAGGAGCCCTTCGTCCCGGCCCGCAAGGCCCACCCGGCGCTCGTCGTCGCGACCCGCGCCGACCTGGAGGCGATCGCCGTCCGCGTCGAGGGCGGCGGCGGCGAGGTCGACCGCCGCCAGCGCGACACGTTCCCCGGTCACGTCCGGTTCCACGTGCTCGACCCGCACGGGAACCGCGTCGAGCTGCTGGCGCCGGCGTAA
- a CDS encoding methyltransferase domain-containing protein — translation MAHTWDPERYLIHADERGRPFVELVARIGATDPAGVVDLGCGPGNLTALLAERWPDAAVTGVDSSPEMVAAADALGGRVVHEVADLRDWVAGAEPVDVLVSNATLQWLPDHLELLPALVGAVAPGGWLALQVPGNFDEPSHTTRRDLAAEEPYAAHLAAAGGVAVPSSHDPVVYLDALAALGCDVDAWETTYLHVLAATPEDPDPVLTWVSATGARPTLQALPDDVRPAFEAEFRRRLAAAYPVRADGTVVLPFRRVFVVARVAGGAR, via the coding sequence ATGGCCCACACGTGGGACCCCGAGCGCTACCTCATCCACGCCGACGAGCGCGGCCGCCCGTTCGTCGAGCTGGTCGCCCGCATCGGCGCGACCGACCCGGCGGGCGTCGTCGACCTCGGCTGCGGGCCCGGCAACCTCACCGCCCTGCTCGCCGAGCGCTGGCCGGACGCCGCCGTCACGGGCGTCGACAGCAGCCCGGAGATGGTCGCCGCCGCCGACGCGCTGGGTGGCCGCGTGGTCCACGAGGTCGCCGACCTGCGCGACTGGGTCGCCGGCGCGGAGCCGGTCGACGTCCTGGTCTCCAACGCGACCCTGCAGTGGCTCCCGGACCACCTCGAGCTCCTGCCCGCCCTGGTCGGCGCGGTCGCGCCCGGCGGCTGGCTGGCCCTCCAGGTGCCCGGCAACTTCGACGAGCCGAGCCACACCACCCGCCGCGACCTCGCCGCCGAGGAGCCGTACGCCGCGCACCTGGCCGCGGCCGGCGGCGTCGCGGTGCCCTCCAGCCACGACCCGGTCGTCTACCTCGACGCCCTCGCCGCGCTCGGCTGCGACGTCGACGCGTGGGAGACGACCTACCTCCACGTGCTCGCGGCGACGCCCGAGGATCCCGACCCGGTCCTCACCTGGGTCAGCGCCACGGGCGCCCGGCCGACCCTCCAGGCGCTCCCGGACGACGTCCGCCCGGCCTTCGAGGCCGAGTTCCGGCGCCGGCTGGCCGCGGCCTACCCGGTGCGGGCCGACGGCACCGTGGTGCTGCCGTTCCGGCGGGTCTTCGTGGTGGCGCGGGTCGCCGGAGGGGCGCGATGA
- a CDS encoding MarR family winged helix-turn-helix transcriptional regulator produces the protein MRDEVDELVEAWARERTDLDLEPVAVFSRISRLARHLDLARREAFSAHDIESWEFDVLAALRRAGDPYELSPGRLLRETLVTSGTMTNRVDRLAARGLVERYPDPEDRRGVIVRLTPEGKAAVDGAFEALLQAERALLADLPQRDQARLATLLRTLLAPFGTPPGQGG, from the coding sequence ATGCGCGACGAGGTGGACGAGCTGGTCGAGGCGTGGGCCCGGGAACGCACCGACCTCGACCTGGAGCCGGTCGCCGTCTTCTCCCGGATCTCCCGGTTGGCGCGGCACCTCGACCTGGCCCGCCGCGAGGCGTTCAGCGCCCACGACATCGAGTCGTGGGAGTTCGACGTGCTGGCGGCGCTGCGCCGCGCGGGCGACCCCTACGAGCTCTCCCCCGGTCGCCTGCTGCGCGAGACCCTGGTGACCAGCGGCACCATGACCAACCGCGTCGACCGGCTCGCCGCCCGCGGCCTCGTCGAGCGCTACCCCGACCCGGAGGACCGGCGTGGCGTCATCGTGCGGCTGACCCCGGAGGGCAAGGCCGCCGTCGACGGCGCCTTCGAGGCGCTCCTGCAGGCCGAGCGCGCGCTGCTCGCCGACCTCCCCCAGCGCGACCAGGCCCGCCTGGCCACCCTGCTGCGCACGCTACTCGCCCCGTTCGGCACCCCGCCGGGCCAGGGCGGGTAG
- a CDS encoding ABC-F family ATP-binding cassette domain-containing protein: protein MVNLLNLEGVSKSYGVRPLLSDVSLGIGAGDRIGIVGRNGDGKTTLLEVMTGLEEADTGRVSRSRGLLVGYLHQGDELDDTHTVREAVLGGRSDHEWAADATLRGVVTELLVGVELDRAVLGLSGGERRRCALAALLIGDHELIVLDEPTNHLDVEAVAWLAGHLRRRTSALVVVTHDRWFLDEVCQYTWEVHDGAVDVYEGGYAAFVLAKAERSRQADATETRRQNLARKELAWLRRGAPARTAKPKFRIDAANQLIEDVPPPRDRLELQKFATQRLGKDVIDVEDVDLVRGERRLLSGATWRLGPGDRVGIVGVNGAGKTSVLSLLAGVLAPSAGRAKLGKTVALQHLTQALDDVDPMGRVLPTVESIRRVTVTQDGEITATSMLERFGFTGDKLTARLGDLSGGERRRFQLLKLLLTEPNVLLLDEPTNDLDIETLTVLEDFLDGWPGTLVVVSHDRYFLERVTDSVWALLGDGQISMLPRGVDEYLERRAATATTPVATGRPAAGRADAGAGADAAPGGKARAGSADERAARKTVARLDKQLARLTARETELNAAIVAAGTDYGVIAELSAELQQVLSEKDDVELEWLEAAELLG, encoded by the coding sequence GTGGTCAACCTCCTCAACCTCGAGGGCGTCTCCAAGTCCTATGGCGTCCGCCCGCTGCTCAGCGACGTGTCGCTCGGCATCGGCGCCGGCGACCGGATCGGCATCGTCGGCCGCAACGGCGACGGCAAGACCACCCTGCTCGAGGTGATGACCGGCCTCGAGGAGGCCGACACCGGCCGGGTCTCGCGCAGCCGCGGGCTCCTGGTCGGCTACCTCCACCAGGGCGACGAGCTCGACGACACCCACACCGTGCGCGAGGCGGTGCTCGGCGGCCGGTCCGACCACGAGTGGGCCGCCGACGCCACGCTGCGCGGCGTGGTGACCGAGCTGCTGGTCGGCGTCGAGCTGGACCGGGCCGTCCTGGGGCTGTCCGGCGGCGAGCGCCGGCGGTGCGCGCTGGCCGCGCTGCTCATCGGCGACCACGAGCTGATCGTCCTCGACGAGCCGACCAACCACCTCGACGTCGAGGCGGTCGCCTGGCTGGCCGGGCACCTGCGCCGGCGCACCTCCGCGCTGGTGGTCGTCACCCACGACCGCTGGTTCCTCGACGAGGTCTGCCAGTACACCTGGGAGGTCCACGACGGCGCCGTCGACGTCTACGAGGGCGGGTACGCCGCCTTCGTGCTCGCCAAGGCCGAGCGCTCCCGCCAGGCCGACGCCACCGAGACCCGCCGACAGAACCTGGCGCGCAAGGAGCTGGCCTGGCTGCGCCGCGGCGCGCCGGCCCGGACGGCGAAGCCGAAGTTCCGCATCGACGCCGCCAACCAGCTGATCGAGGACGTCCCGCCGCCGCGCGACCGGCTCGAGCTGCAGAAGTTCGCGACCCAGCGGCTCGGCAAGGACGTCATCGACGTCGAGGACGTCGACCTGGTGCGCGGCGAGCGCCGGCTGCTCTCCGGCGCGACGTGGCGGCTCGGCCCAGGTGACCGCGTCGGCATCGTCGGCGTCAACGGCGCCGGCAAGACCTCGGTGCTGTCGCTGCTCGCCGGGGTGCTCGCACCGAGCGCCGGCCGCGCGAAGCTGGGCAAGACCGTCGCCCTGCAGCACCTCACCCAGGCCCTCGACGACGTCGACCCGATGGGGCGCGTGCTGCCGACGGTCGAGTCGATCCGCCGGGTCACCGTCACCCAGGACGGCGAGATCACCGCGACCTCGATGCTCGAGCGCTTCGGCTTCACCGGCGACAAGCTCACCGCCCGCCTCGGCGACCTGTCCGGTGGCGAGCGGCGCCGCTTCCAGCTGCTGAAGCTGCTGCTGACCGAGCCCAACGTGCTGCTCCTCGACGAGCCGACCAACGACCTCGACATCGAGACCCTCACCGTCCTGGAGGACTTCCTCGACGGCTGGCCCGGCACCCTGGTCGTCGTCTCGCACGACCGCTACTTCCTCGAGCGGGTCACCGACTCGGTCTGGGCGCTGCTCGGCGACGGCCAGATCTCGATGCTCCCGCGGGGGGTGGACGAGTACCTTGAGCGGCGCGCCGCGACGGCCACCACGCCGGTCGCCACCGGTCGTCCGGCCGCCGGGCGCGCCGACGCCGGTGCCGGTGCCGACGCCGCGCCGGGCGGGAAGGCCCGGGCCGGCTCGGCCGACGAGCGCGCGGCCCGCAAGACCGTGGCCCGGCTCGACAAGCAGCTGGCGCGGCTCACCGCCCGCGAGACCGAGCTGAACGCCGCGATCGTCGCGGCCGGCACCGACTACGGGGTCATCGCCGAGCTGTCGGCCGAGCTCCAGCAGGTGCTGTCCGAGAAGGACGACGTCGAGCTGGAGTGGCTGGAGGCCGCCGAGCTCCTCGGCTGA
- a CDS encoding 4-(cytidine 5'-diphospho)-2-C-methyl-D-erythritol kinase: MIGVGTTPVTVRAAAKVNLHLGVGAAREDGFHPLTTVYQAVGLCDDVTAHPADDLTLTLTTTDWIDAGAVPVDGDNLVHRAAVLLGRHHGRELTGRVEVEKAIPVAGGLAGGSADGAAALVALDRLHDLRTTDDALLAIAAELGSDVPFALVGGTALGTGRGELVEPVSDVGTWWWVIVPSRQGLSTPEVYRHFDRLRPDAPETPPGADVLLGALRTGQPVSLARALHNDLQEPAVDLRPELGLLIDRGESEGALRGIVSGSGPTVVFLCESADHARDLAGALMRTGQEVVLVANGAVAGAHLVPSHV, encoded by the coding sequence GTGATCGGCGTCGGCACGACCCCGGTGACCGTGCGCGCCGCCGCGAAGGTCAACCTCCACCTGGGCGTCGGCGCCGCGCGCGAGGACGGCTTCCACCCGCTCACGACCGTCTACCAGGCGGTCGGGCTGTGCGACGACGTGACCGCCCACCCCGCCGACGACCTGACCCTGACGCTCACGACGACCGACTGGATCGACGCCGGCGCCGTCCCCGTCGACGGCGACAACCTGGTGCACCGTGCCGCCGTCCTGCTCGGGCGGCACCACGGGCGCGAGCTCACCGGCCGCGTCGAGGTCGAGAAGGCGATCCCGGTCGCCGGCGGCCTGGCCGGCGGGTCGGCCGACGGCGCCGCGGCGCTCGTCGCCCTCGACCGGTTGCACGACCTGCGCACCACCGACGACGCGCTGCTGGCGATCGCCGCCGAGCTGGGCAGCGACGTCCCGTTCGCGCTGGTCGGCGGGACGGCGCTCGGCACCGGGCGCGGTGAGCTCGTCGAGCCGGTCTCCGACGTCGGCACGTGGTGGTGGGTGATCGTGCCCAGCCGCCAGGGCCTGTCGACCCCGGAGGTCTACCGGCACTTCGACCGGCTGCGGCCCGACGCCCCCGAGACCCCGCCCGGGGCCGACGTCCTGCTCGGGGCGCTGCGCACCGGTCAGCCGGTCAGCCTGGCCCGCGCGCTCCACAACGACCTCCAGGAGCCGGCGGTCGACCTGCGGCCCGAGCTCGGCCTGCTCATCGATCGCGGCGAGTCCGAGGGCGCGCTGCGGGGCATCGTCTCCGGGTCCGGGCCGACCGTGGTCTTCCTCTGCGAGTCCGCCGACCACGCCCGCGACCTGGCCGGCGCGCTGATGCGCACCGGGCAGGAGGTCGTGCTCGTCGCGAACGGTGCCGTCGCCGGCGCGCACCTCGTCCCCAGTCATGTGTAA
- the rsmA gene encoding 16S rRNA (adenine(1518)-N(6)/adenine(1519)-N(6))-dimethyltransferase RsmA: MTSAAPRLLGAADVRRLADRLDLRPTKQRGQNFVIDGNTVRRIVRESGVTGDDVVVEVGPGLGSLTLALLEVARRVVAIEVDDKLASLLVETVDERAPDQAARPGAFELVHADALRVAEVPGPPPTALVANLPYNISVPVLLHLLALLPSLERGLVMVQAEVADRLAARPGSKTYGVPSVKAAWYADVRRAGAIGRSVFWPAPNVDSGLVAWTHRPPPATTASRTEVFAVVDAAFAHRRKALRGALRSIAEPEAIDRALTGAGVDPLARGESLDVGQFAAIAAGLR, translated from the coding sequence ATGACGTCCGCCGCCCCACGCCTCCTCGGGGCGGCGGACGTGCGCCGGCTCGCGGACCGACTCGACCTGCGTCCGACCAAGCAGCGTGGGCAGAACTTCGTCATCGACGGCAACACCGTGCGACGCATCGTGCGGGAGTCCGGCGTCACCGGCGACGACGTCGTGGTGGAGGTCGGCCCGGGCCTCGGCTCGCTGACCCTGGCGCTGCTCGAGGTCGCGCGACGCGTCGTCGCGATCGAGGTCGACGACAAGCTGGCCTCCCTGCTGGTGGAGACCGTCGACGAGCGCGCACCCGACCAGGCCGCCCGGCCCGGGGCGTTCGAGCTGGTCCACGCCGACGCGCTCCGCGTCGCCGAGGTCCCTGGCCCGCCGCCGACCGCGCTCGTGGCGAACCTGCCCTACAACATCTCGGTGCCGGTCCTGCTGCACCTGCTCGCCCTGCTGCCGAGCCTCGAGCGCGGGCTGGTGATGGTGCAGGCCGAGGTCGCCGACCGGCTCGCGGCGCGACCGGGGTCGAAGACCTACGGCGTCCCGTCGGTCAAGGCGGCCTGGTACGCCGACGTGCGCCGCGCCGGCGCGATCGGCCGCAGCGTGTTCTGGCCGGCCCCGAACGTCGACTCCGGCCTGGTCGCGTGGACCCACCGGCCGCCGCCGGCGACCACGGCGTCGCGCACCGAGGTCTTCGCGGTCGTGGACGCCGCGTTCGCCCACCGCCGCAAGGCGCTGCGCGGCGCGCTGCGCTCCATCGCCGAGCCCGAGGCGATCGACCGCGCCCTCACCGGCGCCGGCGTCGACCCGCTCGCGCGCGGGGAGTCGCTGGACGTCGGGCAGTTCGCCGCCATCGCGGCGGGCCTGCGGTGA
- a CDS encoding resuscitation-promoting factor: MPAHEHPDQTPLDSTTDSTTVSSTAGSTPPSRGLAGRLLRSRAVVVSLAVVVLLAVAGTTLGYTALSKSVTVSVDGERREVTAMGGTVAEVLEAEGVEVGEHDLVAPALDTDVQDGTLINVRYGREVELTVDGDTTSHWVTSTDVASALGEIGAPFQDARLSTSRGLTIDRGGVAVEVVTAKDVTFRLAGRKPVTRTVTALTVAEALRGVGVELDKSDETKPARGAQIEDGDRVVFTDVRVARKTVEGEEIDFSTVEREDDTMPEGETETVTEGRAGARDVVYRVVVRNGEVVQRREVSSRVTRRPVDAVVTVGTLEEAAPDYSGGGTVWDSLAQCESGGNWAINTGNGYYGGLQFSLPTWQAYGGSGLPSNNSREAQIAVAERVRAATGGYGSWPGCAAKLGLPR, encoded by the coding sequence ATGCCCGCCCACGAGCATCCAGACCAGACCCCTCTCGACAGCACCACCGACAGCACCACCGTCAGCAGCACCGCCGGCTCGACGCCCCCCTCCCGGGGGCTCGCCGGCCGACTCCTCCGCAGCCGGGCCGTCGTGGTCTCGCTCGCCGTGGTGGTCCTGCTCGCCGTGGCCGGCACCACCCTCGGGTACACCGCGCTCAGCAAGTCGGTCACCGTCTCGGTCGACGGCGAGCGGCGCGAGGTCACCGCCATGGGCGGCACCGTCGCGGAGGTCCTCGAGGCCGAGGGTGTCGAGGTCGGCGAGCACGACCTGGTGGCGCCCGCCCTCGACACCGACGTCCAGGACGGCACCCTCATCAACGTCCGCTACGGCCGCGAGGTCGAGCTCACCGTCGACGGCGACACGACCAGCCACTGGGTGACCTCCACCGACGTCGCATCGGCGCTCGGCGAGATCGGCGCCCCGTTCCAGGACGCGCGCCTGTCCACCAGCCGCGGCCTGACGATCGACCGTGGCGGCGTGGCCGTCGAGGTCGTCACCGCCAAGGACGTCACCTTCCGCCTGGCCGGCCGGAAGCCGGTCACCAGGACCGTCACCGCCCTCACCGTCGCGGAGGCGCTGCGCGGCGTCGGCGTCGAGCTCGACAAGAGCGACGAGACCAAGCCCGCGCGCGGCGCCCAGATCGAGGACGGCGACCGGGTCGTCTTCACCGACGTCCGGGTCGCCCGCAAGACCGTCGAGGGCGAGGAGATCGACTTCTCCACCGTCGAGCGCGAGGACGACACCATGCCCGAGGGCGAGACCGAGACCGTCACCGAGGGCCGCGCCGGCGCTCGTGACGTCGTCTACCGCGTCGTGGTCCGCAACGGCGAGGTCGTGCAGCGCCGCGAGGTGAGCTCAAGGGTCACCCGCCGCCCCGTGGACGCCGTCGTCACCGTCGGCACCCTGGAGGAGGCCGCCCCCGACTACTCCGGCGGCGGCACCGTGTGGGACTCCCTCGCCCAGTGCGAGTCCGGCGGCAACTGGGCCATCAACACCGGCAACGGCTACTACGGCGGCCTGCAGTTCAGCCTCCCCACGTGGCAGGCCTACGGCGGCTCCGGCCTGCCGAGCAACAATTCGCGCGAGGCGCAGATCGCCGTCGCCGAGCGGGTGCGTGCCGCCACCGGCGGCTACGGGTCCTGGCCCGGCTGCGCGGCCAAGCTGGGGCTGCCCCGCTGA
- a CDS encoding TatD family hydrolase — protein MTGEGPTRSRAATEETSGARRDRERPPSPEPLPHPVVDNHCHLDIADGDWVDTAGAIAAAAAVGVTRIVQIGCDLPGARWAVEAAASHDTLVAGVALHPNEAPRLAAEGRLDEALAEIEALAGAHAKVRAVGETGLDHFRTGEDGRAAQVASFRRHVDMAKRLDKTLVIHDRDAHDEVLRVLDEEGPPERWVMHCFSGDAAFARACLDRGAHLSFAGTVTFKNAQPLRDALAITPLDRVLVETDAPFLTPTPYRGRPNASYLVPLTVRAMADVRGDDLETLCRAIDTNTSTAFGGPW, from the coding sequence ATGACCGGCGAGGGACCGACCCGCTCGCGGGCCGCGACCGAGGAGACCAGCGGCGCCCGCCGCGACCGCGAGCGGCCGCCGTCCCCGGAGCCGCTGCCGCACCCCGTGGTCGACAACCACTGCCACCTCGACATCGCCGACGGCGACTGGGTCGACACCGCCGGCGCGATCGCCGCGGCCGCGGCGGTGGGCGTGACCCGCATCGTGCAGATCGGCTGCGACCTGCCCGGCGCGCGCTGGGCGGTCGAGGCGGCGGCGTCCCACGACACGCTGGTGGCCGGCGTCGCGCTGCACCCGAACGAGGCGCCGCGCCTGGCCGCCGAGGGCCGGCTCGACGAGGCGCTCGCCGAGATCGAGGCGCTGGCCGGCGCGCACGCGAAGGTGCGCGCGGTGGGGGAGACCGGCCTCGACCACTTCCGCACCGGCGAGGACGGGCGGGCGGCGCAGGTCGCCTCGTTCCGGCGCCACGTCGACATGGCCAAGCGGCTCGACAAGACGCTGGTCATCCACGACCGCGACGCCCACGACGAGGTGCTCCGCGTCCTCGACGAGGAGGGCCCGCCCGAGCGCTGGGTGATGCACTGCTTCTCCGGGGACGCGGCGTTCGCCCGGGCCTGCCTCGACCGGGGCGCCCACCTCTCCTTCGCCGGCACGGTGACCTTCAAGAACGCCCAGCCGCTCCGCGACGCCCTCGCGATCACCCCGCTGGACCGGGTGCTGGTCGAGACCGACGCCCCGTTCCTGACCCCGACGCCGTACCGCGGCCGCCCGAACGCCTCCTACCTGGTGCCGCTGACGGTCCGCGCCATGGCCGACGTCCGCGGCGACGACCTCGAGACCCTCTGCCGCGCCATCGACACCAACACCTCCACCGCCTTCGGCGGCCCCTGGTGA
- a CDS encoding alpha/beta fold hydrolase produces MTARLTSYDHEGLTFDVLDEGPVDGDLVVLLHGFPERASCWRLVAPLLHAAGYRTLAPDQRGYSPGARPPRRRDYTITHLAGDVAALVERAGGGAGRRAHVVGHDWGAIAAWAVATTRPDLVRTLTSVSVPHPQAFLGSLVRSSQALRSWYMAGFQVPWVPERLAARRGGVFDRALRGSGMPAEELERFRTEIVEHGALPGALAWYRALPFADRGLLRSPVTVPTTMVWSDGDHFVSGASIDRTPQHVRAPYELVVLAGIDHWIPLHAPEALAEAVLERAASA; encoded by the coding sequence ATGACGGCGCGCCTGACGTCCTACGACCACGAGGGGCTCACCTTCGACGTCCTCGACGAGGGACCGGTCGACGGCGACCTCGTCGTGCTGCTGCACGGGTTCCCCGAGCGGGCGTCGTGCTGGCGGCTGGTCGCGCCCCTCCTGCACGCCGCGGGCTACCGCACGCTCGCGCCCGACCAGCGCGGCTACTCCCCGGGCGCGCGGCCGCCGCGGCGCCGCGACTACACGATCACCCACCTCGCCGGCGACGTCGCCGCGCTGGTCGAGCGGGCCGGTGGTGGGGCCGGACGTCGTGCCCACGTCGTCGGGCACGACTGGGGCGCGATCGCGGCGTGGGCGGTCGCGACGACCCGGCCCGACCTGGTGCGCACGCTGACGTCGGTCTCGGTGCCGCACCCGCAGGCCTTCCTCGGCTCGCTGGTGCGCTCCTCCCAGGCCCTGAGGTCCTGGTACATGGCCGGCTTCCAGGTGCCGTGGGTGCCCGAGCGGCTCGCCGCCCGCCGCGGCGGCGTCTTCGACCGGGCGCTGCGGGGGAGCGGCATGCCGGCCGAGGAGCTGGAGCGCTTCCGCACCGAGATCGTCGAGCACGGCGCGCTGCCGGGCGCGCTGGCCTGGTACCGCGCCCTGCCGTTCGCCGACCGGGGCCTGCTCCGCTCGCCGGTCACCGTGCCCACCACGATGGTCTGGAGCGACGGCGACCACTTCGTCAGCGGGGCCAGCATCGACCGGACGCCGCAGCACGTGCGGGCGCCCTACGAGCTGGTGGTGCTCGCCGGGATCGACCACTGGATCCCCCTGCACGCGCCCGAGGCGCTGGCCGAGGCCGTGCTGGAGAGGGCGGCGTCGGCATGA
- the rsmI gene encoding 16S rRNA (cytidine(1402)-2'-O)-methyltransferase: protein MSTGDPGVLVLAATPIGRVADAPPRLAEELADADVVAAEDTRRLKRLTTDLGVTLSGRVVSYFEGNEQQRTPALVEALLAGERVLLVTDAGMPSVSDPGYRLVVAAVEAGVHVTAVPGPSAVLTALAVSGLPVDRFCFEGFLPRKAGERARRLAELAGEQRTMVFFEAPHRTAAALAAMAEAWGPDRAGAVCRELTKTHEEVRRGPVGELAAWAADGVRGEVTIVVGGAEPAPAIGHDEATLLAAVAEREDRGMKRKEAIVEVARLAGLPKRDVYNLVHATPGPR from the coding sequence GTGAGCACTGGCGATCCCGGAGTCCTGGTCCTGGCCGCGACCCCGATCGGCCGGGTGGCCGACGCGCCGCCGCGGCTCGCCGAGGAGCTCGCGGACGCCGACGTCGTCGCCGCCGAGGACACCCGCCGCCTCAAGCGGCTCACCACCGACCTCGGCGTCACGCTGTCGGGCCGGGTGGTCTCCTACTTCGAGGGCAACGAGCAGCAGCGCACGCCGGCGCTGGTCGAGGCGCTGCTCGCGGGCGAGCGGGTGCTGCTGGTCACCGACGCCGGGATGCCCAGCGTGTCCGACCCCGGCTACCGGCTGGTGGTCGCGGCGGTCGAGGCCGGCGTCCACGTGACCGCGGTACCGGGCCCGAGCGCCGTCCTGACGGCGCTGGCGGTCAGCGGGCTGCCGGTCGACCGGTTCTGCTTCGAGGGCTTCCTGCCGCGCAAGGCCGGGGAGCGGGCGCGGCGCCTGGCCGAGCTGGCCGGCGAGCAGCGCACGATGGTGTTCTTCGAGGCCCCGCACCGGACGGCGGCGGCGCTGGCCGCGATGGCCGAGGCCTGGGGGCCCGACCGCGCCGGCGCGGTCTGCCGCGAGCTGACCAAGACCCACGAGGAGGTCCGTCGCGGGCCGGTGGGCGAGCTCGCCGCCTGGGCCGCGGACGGCGTCCGCGGCGAGGTGACGATCGTCGTCGGCGGCGCCGAGCCGGCGCCCGCGATCGGGCACGACGAGGCCACCCTCCTGGCCGCCGTCGCCGAGCGGGAGGATCGGGGCATGAAGCGCAAGGAGGCGATCGTGGAGGTCGCCCGGCTGGCCGGCCTGCCCAAGCGGGACGTCTACAACCTGGTCCACGCGACCCCGGGTCCGCGATGA